The Terriglobales bacterium genome contains a region encoding:
- a CDS encoding FkbM family methyltransferase: MLRRVAKRTLPEVALLPLKKIHYARVLRSSTGTEEPELAALSGLISAGDYILDIGANFGRYTYHFSKLAGANGRVISMEPISSTFQILKANVSKFALTNVRCINQAASDFTGFVRMDIPDSGSGKNFYEAHIVAVGTGSIPSIRIDDVCLRLDLPRLNFIKCDVEGHELNVLTGAVAAITKFHPILLIEIGGDPDDPATSAGKAFTLLQTLGYLPYLAVNGRLLPRAEGERATNYFFLPEAFR, translated from the coding sequence ATGCTAAGAAGAGTAGCGAAACGGACTCTGCCCGAAGTCGCGCTTCTGCCGCTCAAGAAAATTCACTATGCAAGAGTGTTGAGAAGCAGCACAGGGACTGAAGAGCCGGAGCTTGCTGCACTTTCCGGGCTCATCTCGGCTGGCGACTACATCCTCGACATTGGTGCGAACTTCGGCCGCTATACATATCACTTTTCAAAGCTCGCTGGTGCAAACGGTCGAGTGATCAGCATGGAGCCCATTTCCAGCACATTCCAAATCCTGAAAGCAAATGTCTCCAAGTTTGCGCTTACAAACGTCCGCTGCATTAACCAAGCAGCATCCGATTTCACTGGTTTCGTACGTATGGATATTCCGGATTCCGGCAGCGGGAAAAACTTCTATGAGGCGCACATCGTAGCGGTTGGAACTGGAAGCATTCCAAGCATTCGGATCGACGATGTCTGCCTGCGTCTGGATCTACCACGGCTAAACTTCATCAAGTGCGATGTCGAAGGACATGAATTAAATGTGCTTACTGGAGCCGTGGCCGCAATCACCAAATTTCACCCTATTCTTTTGATCGAAATTGGCGGAGATCCGGATGATCCTGCTACAAGCGCCGGAAAAGCCTTCACGCTCCTTCAAACCCTCGGCTATCTTCCCTACCTTGCGGTGAATGGGCGACTGCTGCCGAGGGCTGAAGGCGAACGCGCTACAAATTACTTCTTCCTTCCGGAGGCATTCAGGTGA
- a CDS encoding glycosyltransferase produces MFVRTENRTIRILHLRASQFHGGPEKQILHHAILASSPEQEIWLSSFRDGPRRPEFLERAERVGLPTLEFSSGRFNSRTAMELGRSLKENNISLLCTHGYKADLLGWAASRLASCPQIAFARGWTGENWRIRLYERIDRMILRWVDWVVCVSRPLADEIGRKRMGRTPPRVIPNCALLRFQNRVLPVDRSPSKHALGLPSDSFCVCAAGRLSPEKGHRYLLQAVPNLIGRIPNLLIVLLGEGRGRAELERQAIELGITKHVLFAGFKKDIQPWIQASDLLVNPSLTEGTPNVVLEAMALGTPVVATAVGGVPDLIEHLESGVLVAAGDSHSLAAAIHASFASRAERERLAQNAKTRLFEYSPELQTRRLNELYATVLDTSEKVAVPNSPELAGSKVA; encoded by the coding sequence GTGTTTGTGAGAACCGAAAACCGAACAATTCGGATTCTTCATTTGCGCGCCAGCCAATTTCATGGTGGGCCGGAAAAGCAGATTCTGCATCACGCGATCCTGGCCTCATCGCCCGAGCAGGAAATTTGGCTAAGCTCATTTCGCGATGGTCCTCGCCGTCCGGAGTTCCTTGAACGAGCCGAGAGAGTGGGACTGCCAACACTTGAGTTCAGCTCGGGTCGATTTAACTCGCGCACAGCGATGGAGCTAGGTCGCTCTTTAAAGGAGAACAACATTTCCCTGCTCTGCACTCACGGTTATAAAGCCGATCTCTTGGGGTGGGCGGCTAGCCGTCTAGCAAGTTGTCCTCAGATCGCGTTCGCGCGTGGCTGGACTGGAGAAAATTGGCGCATCAGGCTCTACGAGCGAATCGATCGTATGATTCTGCGCTGGGTTGACTGGGTAGTATGCGTTTCGCGCCCTTTGGCCGATGAAATAGGAAGAAAACGGATGGGCCGAACGCCTCCTCGAGTTATTCCCAATTGTGCACTCCTTCGTTTTCAGAATCGCGTGTTACCCGTGGACCGCTCGCCCTCGAAACACGCACTCGGCCTCCCATCCGATAGCTTTTGCGTGTGCGCTGCAGGCAGGTTGAGTCCTGAAAAGGGACACCGATATCTTCTCCAAGCGGTGCCGAATCTGATTGGCCGAATTCCTAACTTGTTGATTGTGCTTCTTGGTGAGGGACGCGGACGCGCCGAACTGGAGAGACAAGCAATAGAACTGGGTATTACAAAACACGTGCTTTTCGCCGGATTCAAGAAGGACATTCAACCGTGGATTCAAGCTTCCGACCTGCTGGTGAATCCTTCCCTGACCGAAGGCACTCCTAATGTTGTGTTGGAGGCTATGGCGCTTGGCACTCCTGTAGTTGCCACTGCGGTGGGCGGAGTGCCGGATCTGATTGAGCATCTGGAGTCGGGAGTTCTGGTCGCAGCGGGTGACTCCCATTCGTTAGCTGCCGCAATCCACGCCAGCTTTGCGAGCCGTGCTGAGCGAGAGCGTCTGGCACAAAACGCTAAAACACGCCTCTTCGAGTATTCACCTGAGCTGCAGACAAGACGGTTGAACGAACTGTACGCGACGGTACTCGACACTTCAGAAAAAGTTGCCGTACCCAACTCCCCTGAGCTTGCTGGTTCAAAAGTAGCTTAG
- a CDS encoding acyltransferase translates to MGSGQYLQGPAIQSAQGVNRAPSALDKSQTRQRFYHPELDAIRIFLFVGVWSYHALPREESYYIARHVPVALASLISGVIRAGMCSLDVFFILSAFLITELLLREKELRGQADLKRFYIRRLLRIWPLYFFVIGLAGLISIFDRSQPLSSLYAIAFFFFAGNWIVVLNGYPAASMIGPLWSVSFEEQFYLLWPLVLCKARKAVVYAIVGALLATGTFVRLTLLLRHVPFGSLWYNTFVRLDSIACGIVLAFALHRQPLPRIGRLGRIALLAFALFIWFVVGRYCGLHDQVPPVTGGLIGFPLMSLSGVLIFIAILGGGQDGLSFFTRPTLVYLGKISYGLYAFHILALRCAYYLFTHYRGPFHMTLSSAAALSLTLAMAAASFRWLESPFLRLKQRKFTYVPSGPVIDENVEEPRHTEVPVLGKADTNEASPEICPAPISGSLESAPIEP, encoded by the coding sequence ATGGGCTCAGGCCAGTATCTTCAAGGTCCTGCAATCCAATCTGCGCAAGGCGTGAATCGCGCACCGTCTGCGCTCGACAAGTCTCAGACAAGGCAGCGTTTTTATCACCCAGAGCTGGATGCAATCAGGATATTTCTGTTCGTTGGCGTCTGGAGTTACCACGCGCTACCGCGCGAGGAGAGCTACTACATTGCGCGCCATGTGCCGGTGGCACTCGCGTCTCTCATCAGCGGCGTCATCCGCGCCGGCATGTGCAGCCTCGACGTATTTTTCATCCTCAGCGCCTTTCTGATTACAGAGCTGTTGTTACGTGAAAAGGAGTTGCGCGGACAAGCTGACTTAAAGAGGTTTTACATCCGGCGGCTTTTGCGGATCTGGCCGCTTTACTTTTTTGTGATCGGCCTTGCCGGCCTGATTTCTATTTTTGATCGAAGTCAGCCGCTGAGTTCGCTCTACGCAATCGCATTTTTCTTTTTTGCGGGAAACTGGATCGTCGTCCTCAATGGCTATCCCGCAGCCAGCATGATCGGACCTCTTTGGAGCGTTTCGTTCGAAGAGCAATTCTATCTATTGTGGCCGTTGGTGCTGTGCAAGGCGCGAAAAGCAGTTGTTTACGCAATTGTCGGCGCGCTGCTCGCGACGGGAACTTTTGTCCGACTCACGCTGTTGCTCAGGCACGTACCGTTCGGCAGTCTTTGGTACAACACGTTTGTCCGGCTGGATTCGATCGCCTGCGGAATCGTTCTGGCATTTGCCTTACACCGACAGCCTCTGCCGCGAATTGGACGTCTTGGCCGAATTGCGCTGCTTGCCTTCGCTCTATTCATATGGTTCGTCGTCGGCCGATACTGCGGTTTGCATGACCAGGTGCCGCCAGTAACTGGAGGCTTAATTGGCTTTCCGCTCATGTCGCTGAGCGGAGTATTGATTTTTATCGCAATCCTCGGAGGCGGACAGGATGGCCTTTCGTTTTTCACGCGCCCAACGCTGGTGTATCTGGGAAAGATCTCCTACGGACTCTATGCGTTCCACATCCTGGCTCTTCGGTGTGCCTATTATCTTTTTACACATTATCGTGGTCCCTTTCACATGACTTTATCCTCGGCAGCGGCGCTGTCGCTAACGTTGGCGATGGCTGCGGCCTCGTTCCGTTGGCTGGAGAGTCCATTCCTGCGTTTGAAGCAACGGAAGTTTACGTACGTTCCTTCGGGACCTGTGATTGACGAGAACGTGGAAGAACCCCGCCACACCGAAGTGCCCGTTCTAGGCAAAGCCGATACAAACGAAGCATCGCCCGAGATCTGCCCTGCTCCTATTTCGGGAAGTCTCGAATCCGCTCCTATCGAACCTTGA
- a CDS encoding glycosyltransferase yields MRIATDIDGLERVAPRDISITAFPAEKFAARWKRNLHLLKAAFAADYLIIHFSLIEVLFFATLLFIVPFHRCRLVTLDFFVIAPPAWLRPIVRWSLSRIDKMLVYFRDSSAFEELYGLPKGKFHYVPFKVNKFEKVLNTEVFDGEYIVVAGRSRRDFRTLFAAVQELPYPVKVLTAREQDINPHGSSLAGIACPPNVEILYNDSDVDFFLKLMSGARLVVLPLLRGAGIQAGIAVYLVAMALHKCVIISEAPGVSDVLLDGQAHIVPAGDPPALRDAIQQLWQDVRLRQQYAHAGYHYAIALGGDDELRRSILHSVDCFTDMHVEHHDSLASAARS; encoded by the coding sequence ATGCGAATCGCAACTGATATAGATGGGCTAGAGCGCGTAGCACCTCGCGACATTTCCATCACTGCATTCCCCGCTGAGAAATTCGCTGCACGCTGGAAACGCAACCTGCATCTGCTCAAGGCTGCATTCGCAGCAGACTACCTGATCATTCACTTTTCCCTGATTGAAGTGCTGTTTTTCGCCACGCTGCTATTCATCGTTCCATTCCACCGCTGCCGGCTGGTGACACTGGACTTTTTTGTAATTGCACCGCCCGCTTGGCTGCGGCCCATTGTGCGCTGGTCCCTGTCGCGGATCGATAAGATGCTCGTCTATTTCCGCGATAGCTCGGCGTTCGAGGAGCTGTACGGGCTGCCAAAAGGCAAGTTTCACTATGTTCCGTTTAAGGTAAACAAGTTCGAAAAGGTACTAAACACGGAAGTGTTCGATGGCGAATACATCGTCGTTGCCGGTCGCTCCCGCCGAGATTTTCGGACGCTCTTCGCAGCGGTTCAAGAATTGCCGTATCCAGTGAAGGTTCTAACCGCACGCGAACAGGACATCAACCCTCATGGATCATCTCTGGCAGGAATCGCATGCCCACCGAATGTTGAAATCCTTTACAACGATAGCGACGTAGATTTCTTTTTGAAACTGATGTCAGGAGCGCGCCTGGTCGTTCTTCCTTTATTAAGGGGAGCCGGCATTCAGGCTGGAATCGCTGTCTATCTTGTGGCAATGGCGCTGCACAAGTGCGTGATTATCTCGGAAGCTCCAGGAGTGAGCGATGTACTGCTTGATGGTCAAGCACATATTGTTCCGGCTGGAGATCCACCGGCACTCAGAGATGCAATCCAACAACTCTGGCAGGATGTCCGGTTGCGTCAGCAATATGCGCATGCTGGATACCATTACGCCATCGCACTCGGAGGAGACGACGAGCTTCGGCGCTCGATATTGCACTCAGTTGATTGCTTCACAGACATGCATGTAGAGCATCATGACTCATTAGCGAGCGCGGCCAGGAGTTGA
- a CDS encoding polysaccharide deacetylase family protein, with the protein MSSCRILIFSNARPSRAWTLAERVAREIPDVEICGIVQAPRRELPMEQQLIMDGRSSDSGTARFRRPLSFLHSLCEHIIERALSSIHGVRADIHSFTPAHLAQKCDAKGIPILIPWNGDYSKTTSFVVERRPDFGIILSSQRIPDNLLTIPRRGWIAARNVAEQRGHEPAGTTIAAEWNAANSSAFTLAQLTLPHQPYDDPISVSLKADLLCDDLAIESIKHLVHGTADETSAELADWIQQVFSPYLEQLQLSSTPTSDVSPQFRHRPRWKLCLDTLLLCSPLIITRNWYRRLRRKYPITILTHHLVSDRPHRMGISTQAFWRQVRFLQRHYRIVSLAQAVELLKAGKVDAPTVVLTFDDGYADNFLALRAVAEETGVPITMFISTEPVTHQQEFQHDIENGIRGALPLTWEQLRYWSSRQVEFGAHTRTHFDCGSKDNARLDFEIAGSKFDLEQRLGTAVNFFAFPFGQPENMSAEAVQIVRANYPFFVSGFGGENHCGGGDGQHLRRKNLYANSWELELELQGIFDIVDTLKRSLSRRKSKPDRVFEHVPLSSSQKGSRPALHTPDFDTSGLDSTPL; encoded by the coding sequence ATGAGCAGTTGCCGCATTCTTATCTTTTCGAACGCTCGGCCATCACGAGCATGGACTCTTGCCGAGCGCGTTGCTCGGGAAATACCGGATGTCGAGATCTGTGGAATCGTGCAGGCACCCAGACGCGAGCTTCCGATGGAGCAGCAACTGATTATGGACGGTCGCAGCAGCGACTCGGGCACCGCGCGCTTCCGGAGACCACTCTCGTTCCTGCATTCCCTTTGCGAACACATCATAGAGAGAGCACTGTCTAGTATTCATGGCGTTCGTGCCGACATACACTCATTTACTCCCGCGCATCTCGCTCAGAAGTGCGATGCGAAAGGAATTCCCATTTTGATTCCATGGAATGGGGACTACTCGAAGACGACCAGCTTTGTTGTGGAACGGCGTCCCGATTTCGGGATCATCCTTAGCTCGCAACGGATTCCTGACAACCTGCTCACGATCCCGCGCCGAGGTTGGATTGCAGCGCGAAATGTTGCTGAGCAGCGAGGGCATGAGCCAGCAGGAACGACGATTGCAGCCGAATGGAACGCGGCAAACTCGAGTGCGTTTACCTTGGCGCAACTCACTCTGCCGCACCAACCTTACGATGATCCGATAAGCGTATCGCTCAAAGCAGATTTACTCTGCGATGATCTCGCAATCGAAAGTATCAAACATCTTGTCCATGGAACTGCTGACGAAACCTCAGCCGAGTTAGCCGACTGGATACAGCAGGTATTTTCACCTTACCTCGAACAACTCCAACTCTCTTCAACTCCGACCAGTGATGTTAGTCCTCAGTTCCGCCACCGGCCAAGATGGAAGCTGTGCCTGGATACATTGCTACTTTGCTCCCCGCTCATCATTACTCGCAATTGGTATAGGAGACTCCGACGCAAATACCCGATCACAATTCTCACTCACCACTTGGTATCGGATCGCCCGCATCGCATGGGTATTTCTACACAGGCGTTTTGGCGACAAGTCAGATTTCTGCAACGCCACTATCGAATCGTCAGCCTGGCCCAAGCAGTTGAGTTGCTTAAAGCCGGCAAAGTAGACGCTCCAACGGTCGTCTTGACCTTCGATGACGGATACGCCGATAACTTTTTAGCGCTTCGCGCAGTTGCGGAAGAGACGGGCGTTCCGATCACGATGTTCATTTCAACGGAACCAGTAACTCACCAACAGGAGTTTCAGCATGATATCGAGAACGGAATTCGCGGAGCCCTGCCGCTAACTTGGGAGCAGCTTCGTTACTGGAGTTCCAGACAGGTCGAGTTCGGGGCACACACGCGCACGCATTTTGATTGCGGCTCGAAAGACAATGCCAGGCTGGACTTTGAGATTGCCGGATCCAAGTTCGATCTTGAACAGCGTTTAGGAACAGCCGTGAACTTCTTCGCATTTCCGTTTGGACAACCCGAAAACATGTCCGCGGAAGCAGTGCAGATCGTTCGAGCGAACTACCCGTTCTTTGTCTCTGGCTTTGGCGGCGAAAACCATTGCGGAGGAGGCGACGGCCAGCATCTGCGGCGGAAGAACCTGTATGCAAACTCGTGGGAGCTGGAGCTTGAGCTGCAAGGGATATTTGACATAGTCGATACGCTGAAAAGATCGCTCTCACGTCGCAAGAGCAAACCTGACAGAGTTTTTGAGCACGTTCCCCTCTCTTCTTCTCAGAAAGGCTCACGGCCAGCACTTCACACACCTGACTTCGACACATCAGGTCTCGATTCCACTCCGTTGTAG
- a CDS encoding sialidase family protein: MVSSQVLDLCFVRFALLVAFSLTTLPLTSTAQILPGGSGGTIFTPPQNLSNDPGNSWAHQMVVDHQGNLDLTWWDDSPGYGAFFFKRSIDGGLTFSSPQSLSNDPGGTGPANMAVDSAGTIYLAWGTGTGAFFSRSSDGSNFSAPVQIINYAAAPSIALGPNGNIYVGWVDETLYHNVFFSRSEDGGGSFSSPILLSATLPFDYHPLIAADYSGNINVVWQSTLGGDTHIAFTRSSDGGNSFTAPVVLLGGDSRSLGIALDSSGNIDVVFSTVPFGNVFLDRSTDGGVSFALTNVSNNNNIPHYITPGNARMVLDCNDNIDVVWDDSIGNIFFTRSTDQGTTFTSKAIANGTVHNFAPRIALDSSGNINLVWIGLTSSYDIFFSRSTDNSTTFSPAQKLSNNTGNSSPDPQIVLDSLGNAYITWIDYSSGNADVFFTRDLVQVPPALPSLPSLP; the protein is encoded by the coding sequence ATGGTCTCCTCGCAAGTATTGGACCTATGCTTCGTTCGCTTCGCGTTGTTGGTAGCCTTCAGCCTCACAACACTGCCGTTAACGTCTACAGCGCAGATTTTACCTGGCGGCTCCGGCGGTACGATCTTCACACCGCCGCAGAATCTCTCGAACGATCCAGGCAACTCTTGGGCTCACCAGATGGTCGTCGATCACCAAGGCAATCTCGATCTAACTTGGTGGGACGACAGTCCGGGTTATGGAGCGTTCTTCTTCAAGCGGTCCATCGATGGGGGATTAACTTTTTCCAGCCCGCAAAGCCTCTCAAATGACCCGGGAGGTACAGGCCCAGCGAACATGGCGGTGGATTCTGCCGGCACTATTTATCTCGCTTGGGGAACTGGGACTGGAGCATTCTTTTCGCGCTCTTCCGATGGCAGTAACTTTTCTGCTCCAGTGCAGATTATCAACTATGCTGCGGCTCCGAGCATCGCGCTCGGCCCAAATGGGAATATCTACGTGGGTTGGGTGGATGAAACGCTATACCACAACGTGTTTTTTAGTCGGTCTGAGGATGGCGGTGGAAGCTTCTCTTCTCCAATATTACTTTCGGCAACCCTTCCCTTTGATTACCATCCGCTGATTGCGGCGGACTATTCCGGCAATATCAATGTCGTATGGCAGAGTACCCTCGGGGGCGACACTCACATCGCGTTTACGCGTTCGAGCGATGGCGGTAACAGTTTCACTGCGCCCGTTGTGCTGCTAGGCGGGGACTCGCGGTCACTCGGGATAGCTCTCGATTCCAGCGGCAACATCGATGTGGTATTCAGTACGGTGCCATTCGGAAACGTCTTCCTCGACAGGTCAACCGATGGGGGCGTTAGCTTTGCTCTCACCAACGTCTCGAACAACAACAATATTCCGCACTACATTACCCCTGGAAATGCGCGAATGGTTCTCGATTGCAACGATAATATTGATGTGGTTTGGGATGACAGCATTGGCAATATATTCTTCACCCGCTCAACTGATCAGGGCACTACCTTTACCTCTAAGGCTATCGCGAATGGCACGGTGCATAACTTTGCTCCAAGGATCGCCTTGGATTCGAGCGGCAACATAAACCTGGTCTGGATAGGTCTAACGAGCAGTTACGACATATTCTTTAGCCGTTCAACCGATAACAGCACGACGTTCTCCCCCGCCCAAAAGCTCTCCAACAACACCGGCAATTCAAGCCCAGACCCCCAGATTGTCCTCGATTCCCTGGGTAACGCGTATATTACCTGGATAGACTATTCGTCCGGGAACGCCGATGTTTTCTTTACCCGAGATCTTGTGCAGGTTCCACCGGCACTACCCAGCCTTCCTTCGCTGCCGTAA
- a CDS encoding glycosyltransferase family 4 protein has protein sequence MLRVFMMDLLSVVAYYDAHLCRALTSEGISARLGAITYHFDRDCYRRLGVRNQPGAFDFVGRFQLPNLIRRVLKVFETCLNMIALAVSFTWKRPDVVHVQYLPLLERRIPLELWLLKYCRLLGSSLVATVHDIAPHDGGDISTARFGRAFEMMDALICHSASARQQVLSQFSIAPERVWVIPHGPLFFDSEQAPGTANGEYHKQNAGECIVLCQGMIRPYKGIEFLLDAWSELRRSGTQAKLIIAGNGDQQILEDIRRKVRVLELADSVQLCLEFLPTEVMMSYYKAADIVVYPYKAITTSGALMTGIAQRKAIVATSLAPFRELLEHGKNALLCDYGDIQGLASALRCLIENPELRHRLADEAAALSCGEQTWREIAARTRDCYLSVTGRLERSKVQTPVVAQ, from the coding sequence ATGCTTCGCGTGTTCATGATGGATCTGTTGAGCGTCGTTGCTTACTACGATGCACACCTCTGCCGTGCGCTCACATCCGAAGGCATCTCCGCCAGGCTCGGTGCGATTACGTATCACTTCGATCGCGATTGTTACAGACGACTAGGCGTTCGCAATCAGCCCGGTGCGTTCGATTTTGTGGGCAGATTCCAACTGCCTAACCTGATTCGGCGCGTGCTCAAAGTATTTGAGACCTGCCTGAATATGATCGCACTCGCCGTCAGCTTTACATGGAAACGTCCGGATGTTGTGCACGTGCAGTACCTCCCTCTTTTGGAGAGGAGAATCCCGCTGGAATTGTGGCTACTCAAATACTGTCGGCTCCTTGGCAGTTCGTTGGTTGCAACGGTGCACGACATTGCTCCACATGACGGCGGCGACATTAGCACAGCGCGGTTTGGACGGGCTTTTGAAATGATGGATGCTTTGATTTGCCATTCTGCATCCGCGCGGCAACAGGTGCTGTCGCAGTTCTCGATTGCTCCTGAGCGTGTGTGGGTGATTCCTCACGGTCCACTGTTCTTCGACTCTGAGCAAGCTCCGGGAACAGCCAACGGTGAATACCATAAACAGAACGCCGGTGAATGCATCGTTCTCTGCCAGGGTATGATTCGGCCCTACAAGGGAATAGAGTTTCTCCTTGACGCTTGGAGTGAGTTAAGACGATCAGGAACGCAAGCCAAGCTGATCATCGCTGGGAATGGGGACCAGCAGATCCTGGAAGATATCCGACGCAAGGTCCGCGTACTCGAATTAGCGGACAGCGTACAGCTCTGCTTGGAGTTCCTGCCGACTGAAGTCATGATGTCTTACTACAAGGCCGCGGACATCGTGGTCTATCCTTATAAAGCTATCACCACGAGTGGCGCACTCATGACTGGAATTGCCCAGCGTAAAGCGATCGTTGCAACGTCACTGGCTCCATTTCGGGAACTTCTTGAGCACGGCAAGAATGCTCTTCTCTGCGATTACGGAGACATACAAGGACTTGCTTCTGCGCTCCGGTGTCTCATTGAGAATCCGGAGCTCAGGCATCGATTGGCGGATGAAGCCGCTGCGCTGAGTTGCGGCGAACAAACATGGCGCGAGATTGCCGCGCGAACGAGAGACTGCTATTTGTCCGTCACTGGGCGTCTGGAGCGGTCCAAGGTGCAAACTCCTGTGGTGGCACAATGA